The proteins below are encoded in one region of Populus alba chromosome 2, ASM523922v2, whole genome shotgun sequence:
- the LOC118042013 gene encoding protein RGF1 INDUCIBLE TRANSCRIPTION FACTOR 1, which translates to MVSPFGQMGDHDMGPPWLIPMLRASYFIPCAVHGESNKSECNMFCLDCMGNAFCSYCLIYHRDHRVVQIRRSSYHNVVRVNEIQKYIDISCVQTYVINSAKIVFLNERPQPRPGKGVTNTCEICCRSLLDSFRFCSLGCKLGGMKRGDPDLTFALKLKQNRDPFFGGSESDESSTPKKIRRTHAFNRLMDGLSIYSSNNDGAESSGDDAATNISPATPPLFNHRNARRRKGIPHRAPF; encoded by the exons ATG GTGAGTCCATTTGGGCAAATGGGGGACCACGACATGGGTCCACCATGGTTAATACCCATGCTTAGAGCAAGCTATTTCATTCCCTGTGCAGTTCATGGTGAATCCAATAAGAGTGAATGTAATATGTTCTGCTTGGATTGTATGGGAAATGCTTTCTGTTCTTATTGTCTTATTTATCACAGAGATCACCGTGTTGTTCAG ATAAGGCGATCTTCATACCATAATGTGGTGAGAGTAAATGAGATACAGAAGTACATAGACATATCATGCGTACAGACTTACGTCATCAATAGCGCCAAGATTGTGTTCCTCAATGAGCGCCCTCAGCCAAGGCCTGGAAAGGGGGTCACCAACACTTGTGAAATTTGTTGTCGAAGTCTCCTTGATTCATTCAGATTCTGTTCACTTGGATGCAAG CTGGGAGGCATGAAGCGGGGTGACCCGGACCTTACATTTGCGCTAAAATTGAAGCAAAATAGGGATCCGTTCTTTGGTGGGTCGGAATCGGATGAGTCCTCAACCCCAAAGAAGATTCGCAGGACACATGCTTTCAATCGTTTGATGGACGGGCTCTCAATCTATTCCTCCAACAATGATGGTGCGGAGAGCTCTGGTGATGATGCAGCTACCAACATTTCTCCGGCTACTCCTCCCCTTTTCAATCATCGTAATGCAAGGAGAAGAAAGGGTATACCTCATCGTGCCCCATTTTAA